The following proteins are co-located in the Silene latifolia isolate original U9 population chromosome 1, ASM4854445v1, whole genome shotgun sequence genome:
- the LOC141599695 gene encoding peroxidase 21-like — MASIKSFPCSSVFLLLLLSLSLNFNYGSSELRVNYYSKSCPNAESIIKEEVRKLYEEHGNTAVSWVRNLFHDCMVQSCDASLLLETSAVNGINTEKTDIRNFGMRNFKYVNTIKQALESKCPSTVSCADIIALSARDGANLLGGPYVEMKTGRRDSRQSYATVVQKFIPNHNASASLLLSTFKSIGIDTEGAVAILGAHSVGRVHCVNLVNRLYPKVDPTIDPAYAMYLKQRCPSPNPNPNDVVYSRFDRETPMILDNLYYKNVLNHKGLLIIDQELASNPITLPYVKKMAADNKYFHDQFSRAMILLSENNPLTGTQGEIRKDCRFVN; from the exons ATGGCTTCCATCAAATCTTTTCCTTGCTCATCAGTCTTCCTTTTACTTCTATTATCGTTATCTTTGAACTTTAACTACG GTTCGAGCGAACTACGGGTGAATTATTATTCCAAAAGTTGCCCAAATGCAGAAAGTATAATCAAGGAGGAGGTTCGAAAACTGTATGAAGAACATGGTAATACAGCGGTTTCTTGGGTTAGGAATCTTTTTCACGATTGTATGGTTCAG TCATGCGACGCATCCCTTTTATTGGAGACGAGCGCAGTAAATGGTATAAATACAGAAAAGACAGACATACGAAACTTTGGAATGAGAAATTTCAAGTATGTTAACACTATTAAACAAGCACTTGAAAGCAAATGCCCCTCTACTGTTTCTTGTGCTGATATTATTGCTCTTTCTGCTCGAGATGGTGCCAATCTG TTGGGAGGACCATATGTTGAAATGAAGACTGGTCGTAGAGATAGTAGACAAAGCTATGCAACAGTGGTTCAGAAGTTCATCCCAAACCACAATGCCTCCGCGTCCTTGCTACTTTCCACCTTCAAGTCTATTGGTATCGACACCGAAGGAGCCGTTGCAATTTTAG GTGCTCACTCGGTGGGACGAGTACATTGTGTGAACCTCGTCAACAGACTGTATCCAAAAGTTGATCCAACAATTGATCCTGCATATGCTATGTACCTTAAACAAAGATGCCCGTCACCAAACCCGAACCCAAACGACGTGGTTTACTCTAGATTTGATCGTGAGACGCCGATGATCCTAGACAACTTGTACTACAAGAACGTGCTGAACCATAAAGGGTTGCTAATTATAGACCAAGAACTTGCTTCCAATCCAATTACATTGCCTTATGTCAAAAAAATGGCTGCTGATAACAAGTATTTTCATGATCAATTTTCTAGGGCCATGATTTTGTTGTCTGAGAATAATCCCTTGACTGGGACTCAGGGCGAGATTAGGAAGGATTGTCGCTTTGTTAATTAA
- the LOC141599679 gene encoding uncharacterized protein LOC141599679 has product MRIRMRILSSSSKPISSPGRTEKFPPPLMRFLRSDVSSRSRGRSKASPLFFRRKKSITTTSTGIEATQEPSSPKVTCIGQVRVRRSKINANKKRKSKNNRPKQRNYFNYIPSLCNFKGCYSPKWNCTWRWRWRWRWSWCWRWVLCFECFDCRRNGRRVRTASSSRNGGSSSRFEEGKERRQEEQQEHGGRVIRGFGMRQFDDGDGDEDDGFDRGRRSSVSEISGTTPPRNAFLLTRSRSSSLASRFWGEEELVEETRRRSSASEMGPTMCITPPKNALLLTRSRSSSLGNRFAGEEEVEEIRRRSSASEMRTVISTTPPKNALVLTRFLGEGGGEDVTRRRSSASEMRTNSATTPPKNALVLTRSRSSSLGNRFCSQEGVEEVIRRKSSASEMRTLASRFWVEKEEEETTSRAPGQEMRTLPSRFWVEKEEEETTSRRSASEMRTKVPKNSLLTRSRSLASRFWGEKKEEEETRRKSSASEMSTQSKTASLLTRCRSSSLARRFWGEKEETKRRRSVSERSTASQTENAVVLTRCKSSSLAEIMLLKNRDLTAETRGNEGSNFSISEESKKNVGVCAEKDGEHGGACFSELLPSVGVKSNGDVNKVGGKNEERGFKLRRCKSEPARPDLPDSDSEPKNNESLRLGRFSNVETATYRLNNNNNNN; this is encoded by the coding sequence ATGAGGATAAGAATGAGAATCCTTTCGTCGTCGTCGAAACCGATATCTAGTCCCGGTAGAACCGAGAAGTTTCCTCCACCATTAATGCGGTTCTTGAGAAGCGATGTTAGTAGTAGAAGTCGCGGTCGGTCTAAAGCCAGTCCTTTATTTTTCAGAAGAAAGAAGAGTATTACTACTACTTCTACTGGTATTGAGGCTACACAAGAGCCTTCTTCGCCTAAAGTTACTTGCATTGGTCAAGTAAGGGTTAGACGGAGTAAGATTAATGCGAATAAGAAGCGTAAATCGAAAAATAATCGACCGAAACAACGgaattattttaattatattcCGAGTTTGTGTAATTTTAAGGGGTGTTATTCACCTAAATGGAATTGTACttggaggtggaggtggagatggagatggagttGGTGCTGGAGATGGGTGTTGTGTTTCGAGTGTTTCGATTGTCGTCGTAATGGAAGGAGGGTTAGGACGGCTTCGTCGTCCAGGAATGGCGGCTCGTCTTCGAGGTTTGAAGAAGGGAAAGAGCGGAGACAAGAGGAACAACAAGAACATGGAGGGCGGGTTATAAGGGGTTTTGGAATGCGTCAATTTGATGATGGAgatggagatgaagatgatgGGTTTGATAGAGGAAGAAGAAGTTCGGTTTCGGAAATTAGTGGGACTACGCCTCCGAGAAATGCGTTTTTATTAACGCGGTCTAGGTCGTCGTCGTTGGCGTCGAGGTTTTGGGGTGAGGAAGAATTGGTGGAAGAAACTAGGAGGAGAAGTTCGGCTTCGGAAATGGGGCCTACTATGTGTATTACACCGCCGAAGAACGCGTTGTTGTTAACGCGGTCGAGATCTTCGTCGTTGGGGAATAGGTTCGCTGGGGAAGAGGAGGTGGAGGAAATAAGGAGAAGAAGTTCAGCATCGGAAATGCGGACAGTAATATCGACAACACCGCCGAAAAATGCGTTGGTGTTAACGAGGTTCTTGGGGGAAGGAGGAGGTGAGGATGTAACAAGGAGAAGAAGTTCAGCATCGGAAATGCGGACAAATTCGGCGACAACACCGCCGAAAAATGCGTTGGTGTTAACGAGGTCTCGATCTTCGTCGTTAGGAAATAGATTTTGTAGCCAAGAAGGTGTTGAGGAAGTAATTAGGAGGAAAAGTTCAGCATCGGAAATGCGGACATTAGCATCTAGGTTCTGGGTCGAGAAAGAAGAGGAAGAAACAACGAGTAGAGCTCCAGGACAGGAAATGCGGACATTACCATCTAGGTTCTGGGTCgaaaaagaagaggaagaaaCAACGAGTAGACGTTCAGCATCGGAAATGCGGACAAAAGTACCGAAAAACTCGTTATTAACGAGGTCTAGATCTTTGGCAAGTAGGTTCTGGGGCGAAaagaaagaggaagaagaaacaaggagaaaaagtTCAGCATCGGAAATGTCTACGCAGTCGAAAACTGCATCGTTATTGACCAGGTGTAGGTCGTCATCGTTAGCACGGAGGTTCTGGGGCGAAAAGGAAGAAACAAAGAGAAGAAGATCGGTGTCGGAAAGGTCGACGGCTTCGCAGACGGAAAATGCAGTGGTATTGACAAGGTGTAAGTCGTCATCGTTGGCAGAAATAATGTTGTTGAAAAACAGAGATTTGACAGCAGAAACGAGGGGAAATGAAGGCAGTAATTTCAGCATCAGTGAAGAAAGTAAAAAGAACGTGGGAGTTTGTGCTGAAAAGGATGGTGAACATGGTGGTGCTTGTTTTAGTGAGTTACTGCCTTCAGTTGGGGTAAAAAGTAATGGTGATGTAAATAAAGTGGGCGGTAAAAATGAAGAAAGGGGATTCAAGCTGAGGAGATGTAAGTCAGAGCCAGCTAGGCCAGATTTGCCTGATTCAGATTCAGAACCCAAGAATAATGAGTCTTTGCGATTAGGACGGTTTAGTAATGTTGAAACCGCTACTTATCgtctaaataataataataataataattag
- the LOC141599688 gene encoding AUGMIN subunit 2-like translates to MSTGSDTSWVGKKPLRRVGGMSDALSIASDLGFRVASPQEELHNSFSPREKGDDLVRVLRDLTGVQRKIADLEVELRGRKDDKNVAYLTHVSEMEKKIETLSRITTILKDVIQNKDRIIARLQQPYSLDCIPVEAEFQKQFSELLMKAASDYGALSASVADFQWTQNFKEPPTIWAEMLRPIPVALASCTRFFEAMSAMRESFATLQKIRVAPDHLSASSPSTPSRDTHRSTAGDSECVTPSPWRNHSNFSDLA, encoded by the exons ATGTCAACAGGAAGTGACACTTCATGGGTTGGGAAAAAACCGTTGAGGAGGGTTGGTGGTATGTCTGATGCACTCTCCATTGCTTCTGATCTTGGTTTTCGCGTCGCTTCTCCTCAG GAGGAGCTCCATAATTCATTTTCTCCTAGGGAAAAGGGTGATGACTTGGTAAGAGTTTTGAGAGACCTTACAGGAGTCCAGAGAAAAATCGCAGATTTAGAAGTGGAATTGCGAGGCAGAAAG GATGACAAAAATGTAGCATATTTGACACATGTGAGTGAAATGGAAAAGAAGATTGAGACGTTGTCTAGAATTACCACTATACTAAAAGATGTCATTCAAAATAAG GATCGGATAATTGCTCGTCTTCAGCAACCATATTCACTGGATTGCATTCCTGTTGAGGCAGAATTCCAG AAACAATTTTCAGAATTACTGATGAAAGCTGCTAGTGATTATGGAGCATTATCTGCATCTGTTGCAGATTTTCAATGGACCCAAAATTTTAAGGAACCCCCGACAATCTGGGCT GAGATGTTGCGGCCTATTCCTGTAGCTTTAGCATCATGCACACGTTTTTTTGAAGCCATGTCAGCAATGAGGGAATCGTTTGCTACCCTGCAAAAGATAAGGGTGGCCCCCGACCATTTGTCCGCCTCTTCGCCATCAACACCTTCCAGAGATACTCATCGGAGTACAGCTGGAGATTCTGAGTGTGTAACCCCATCTCCGTGGAGGAACCATTCGAACTTCAGTGATCTAGCTTAA